In Acropora muricata isolate sample 2 chromosome 11, ASM3666990v1, whole genome shotgun sequence, one DNA window encodes the following:
- the LOC136889608 gene encoding uncharacterized protein: protein MESKGWKGQCLYNKKWERDPQYKGWVSAFKADKRKALCQWCDRTIDVSSMGESALKSHSKSEKHKQNSRCEQRVILSSFGFGSSAGTSTCSSGNTEACLEAGSSTCSSGNMEACVEGSQQQPSRLNIPPPPDEIAIPTSQQSMRGFLTKDDVLKAETLWTLKLVTNHYSFNSSADMAKLFSAMFPDSEIAKQFACGERKAAYITVFGLAEHFKKILKESVKGPFVVLFDESLNKKMQEKQMDIHIRYWNNLSSEVTTRYFGSEFLGHGTADNLLEHFTKSVLESGLSVKDIIQVSMDGPNVNWKFFGDLKKKIVDDYGTTLINIGSCGLHVVHNSFKSGMDATGWQVSSFLSSLYYLFKDAPARKEDLQTTTGSTLMPLKFVSHRWLENVPVCERALKLWDNIAAYVKAAEAGKVNQPKNKSYEVIKDCLKDPCFIAKLHFFKCIASQLQPFLSKYQTDRPMIPFLSDDLCLIIRSLMRRFIKSDQLETSDDKLVKIDVADHNIHVSHKRVDIGFASEKLKSTDGCKPSERQIMEFRMECKTSLTELLKKMLQKCPVSYSLVRHLCCLNPVMMATKKDDCSRKFKKVLTLLLNSGRVEDKDCDTLLQQYGMFLDNIPVFGNHRFADFNSSVDRVDRLFNECMAGESYKGLFAVVKLLLVLSHGQSTVERGFSFNKEMEVENLKEHTLIAERLVCDHVSHVGGILNVELSKPLLLSVKLSRQRYEKYLEDERRKKKTQQQQSKRKSLLEEIDEIKKKKRRVDTDIKSLNETADELCLKAESTGKLTFVTQANSLRKTAKDKIQELNDLDESLNSKLQKLKE from the exons ATGGAGTCAAAAGGGTGGAAAGGTCAGTGCTTATATAATAAGAAATGGGAACGTGACCCTCAATACAAAGGCTGGGTGAGTGCATTTAAAGCGGACAAGCGAAAAGCATTGTGTCAATGGTGTGACCGGACAATTGACGTCTCAAGTATGGGCGAGAGCGCGCTAAAATCGCACTCAAAAAGCGAGAAGCACAAGCAAAACAGTCGATGTGAACAGCGAGTGATACTATCATCTTTTGGTTTTGGTTCAAGTGCTGGTACTTCGACATGTTCTAGTGGAAATACTGAAGCGTGTCTGGAAGCTGGTTCTTCGACATGTTCCAGTGGAAATATGGAAGCTTGCGTGGAAGGGTCACAACAACAACCTAGCAGGTTAAACATCCCTCCACCCCCTGACGAGATTGCGATTCCCACGTCACAGCAATCCATGAGAGGCTTTTTAACCAAGGACGACGTACTTAAAGCGGAAACTCTGTGGACTTTAAAGCTGGTTACAAATCACTACTCGTTCAATTCTTCGGCGGATATGGCAAAGTTGTTTTCAGCGATGTTCCCGGATAGTGAAATCGCTAAACAATTCGCATGCGGAGAGCGAAAGGCAGCATATATAACTGTTTTTGGCTTAGCTGAACACTTCAAGAAGATACTTAAGGAGAGTGTGAAGGGACCATTTGTTGTGTTGTTCGATGAAAGTTTGAACAAGAAGATGCAGGAAAAGCAAATGGACATCCATATCCGTTACTGGAATAACCTAAGCAGCGAAGTCACAACAAGATATTTTGGCAGTGAGTTTCTTG GTCATGGTACAGCTGATAATTTGTTGGAGCATTTTACTAAAAGTGTATTGGAAAGTGGCTTGTCAGTCAAGGACATCATCCAGGTTAGCATGGATGGACCAAATGTGAACTGGAAATTTTTTGGtgacttgaaaaagaaaatcgttGATGACTATGGCACTACTCTCATCAACATCGGATCATGCGGCCTTCATGTGGTACATAATAGCTTCAAGAGTGGAATGGATGCAACAGGCTGGCAAGTATCTTCCTTTTTATCAAGTCTTTACTATCTCTTTAAAGATGCTCCGGCAAGGAAAGAAGATCTTCAAACCACAACAGGCAGTACGTTAATGCCTCTCAAATTTGTCAGCCACCGATGGCTTGAAAATGTGCCTGTGTGCGAAAGAGCATTAAAGCTATGGGACAATATTGCTGCATACGTTAAAGCTGCGGAAGCTGGAAAAGTTAACCAGCCCAAGAACAAGTCTTACGAAGTCATAAAGGACTGTCTCAAAGACCCATGTTTCATTGCAAAGTTACACTTTTTCAAGTGCATAGCATCACAATTGCAGCCTTTCCTTTCAAAGTACCAAACAGACAGGCCCATGATACCTTTTTTGAGTGATGATCTTTGCTTGATCATAAGGTCCTTGATGAGGAGATTCATTAAATCAGATCAGCTCGAGACAAGTGATGACAAATTGGTGAAAATTGATGTCGCTGACCACAACATTCACGTGAGTCACAAGAGAGTGGATATAGGCTTTGCAAGCGAAAAACTTAAAAGCACAGATGGTTGTAAGCCAAGTGAAAGGCAGATAATGGAGTTCAGGATGGAATGCAAAACCAGCCTTACGGAGCTTCTCAAAAAAATGCTCCAGAAATGTCCAGTTTCTTACTCTCTTGTCCGCCATTTATGTTGCTTGAATCCAGTAATGATGGCAACAAAAAAGGATGATTGTTCAAGGAAATTCAAGAAGGTCTTGACATTGCTGCTAAACTCTGGCAGAGTGGAGGACAAAGACTGTGACACACTGCTGCAACAGTATGGAATGTTCCTAGACAATATTCCAGTTTTTGGAAACCACAGGTTTGCTGATTTCAACTCAAGTGTGGATAGAGTGGACAGACTTTTTAATGAATGCATGGCAGGAGAAAGTTACAAAGGCCTCTTTGCAGTTGTAAAACTTCTGTTAGTGTTGTCACATGGCCAGTCAACTGTGGAGAGAGGCTTCAGCTTCAACAAGGAAATGGAAGTAGAGAACCTGAAGGAACATACACTTATTGCAGAAAGGCTTGTCTGTGATCATGTGAGCCATGTTGGTGGAATTTTAAATGTTGAGCTTAGCAAGCCTTTGTTGCTTTCAGTTAAGCTTTCAAGACAGAGATATGAGAAGTACCTTGAGGATGAGAGAAGGAAGAAGAAAACCCAACAGCAACAGTCAAAACGAAAGTCTTTACTAGAGGAAATTGATGAGATCAAAAAGAAGAAACGAAGAGTGGACACTGATATAAAGTCTCTTAATGAAACAGCAGATGAACTTTGCTTAAAGGCAGAATCCACAGGGAAGTTGACCTTCGTGACTCAAGCCAATTCACTTCGAAAAA